From Anaerohalosphaera lusitana, one genomic window encodes:
- the fic gene encoding protein adenylyltransferase Fic → MAFKRSQPYNDLPLLPPKADIESKTILKQCILARSELAALEQAGELLPNKSVLIHTIPLLEAQLSSEIENIVTTTDKLFQLASGSKQSADSATREALRYRQALYQGCKAIEKKPLCTSIAVEICSTIRDTAVDIRKVPGTTLSNPSTGQIIYTPPAGEQIIREKLTNWERFINEETSLDPLIRMAVMHYQFEAIHPFTDGNGRTGRILNALLLVQEQLLKTPILYLSRHFIRTKTQYYSLLRDVTENGNWHGWIIYVLQGIEETSKWTTRKIKAAQQLIEHTCDYVKQKLPRTYSRELVETVFEQPYCRIPNLIEKGIAARQTASVYLKRLTEIGLLEENQVGREKVYVHTKFLALLTQDENTFEPYTNNS, encoded by the coding sequence ATGGCCTTCAAGCGATCACAACCCTACAACGATTTGCCATTACTCCCGCCCAAAGCGGACATTGAGAGCAAGACAATTCTAAAACAGTGCATTTTAGCCAGAAGTGAATTAGCCGCTCTGGAGCAAGCAGGTGAGCTTCTTCCAAACAAGTCAGTTCTCATTCACACCATTCCGTTACTGGAAGCCCAGCTCAGTTCTGAAATTGAAAACATTGTGACAACAACAGATAAACTTTTCCAGCTAGCTTCCGGCAGCAAGCAATCAGCCGATTCCGCCACCAGAGAGGCCCTGAGATACCGTCAGGCCCTGTATCAGGGCTGTAAGGCTATCGAAAAAAAACCGTTGTGCACATCTATCGCAGTTGAGATATGCAGCACAATAAGAGATACAGCGGTAGACATCCGAAAAGTCCCCGGCACAACCCTTTCCAATCCTTCTACAGGCCAGATCATCTACACACCTCCTGCCGGCGAACAGATCATCCGTGAAAAGCTCACCAATTGGGAGAGGTTTATCAACGAAGAAACCAGCCTTGATCCGCTGATCCGCATGGCAGTGATGCATTACCAGTTTGAGGCAATTCACCCTTTTACTGACGGTAACGGAAGAACAGGCAGAATTCTCAATGCTTTACTGCTAGTACAGGAACAACTTCTGAAAACCCCAATACTCTATCTCAGCCGGCATTTCATCAGAACGAAAACTCAGTATTACTCTCTCTTGCGAGACGTCACCGAGAATGGCAACTGGCACGGCTGGATCATCTATGTACTTCAGGGGATCGAGGAAACATCAAAATGGACAACACGGAAAATCAAAGCCGCTCAGCAGCTGATTGAACATACCTGTGACTATGTAAAGCAGAAGTTGCCCCGCACTTACTCGCGAGAATTGGTAGAAACTGTTTTTGAACAGCCGTACTGCCGAATTCCAAATCTAATCGAAAAGGGTATTGCCGCAAGACAAACAGCATCCGTCTACCTGAAACGCTTGACGGAAATAGGCCTTTTAGAAGAAAATCAAGTCGGCAGGGAGAAGGTCTACGTTCATACCAAGTTTCTCGCCCTTCTCACTCAGGATGAGAATACATTCGAACCGTACACAAACAATTCCTAG
- a CDS encoding aminoacyl-histidine dipeptidase, translating to MKLSDAKAQNVWDIFRRISQIPRPSKHEEQICQWLKDFANKHRFKWQSDHVNNIVIHVPATPGMENSLPVTLQGHVDMVCEKTPDSTHDFSKDPITIIEKDGWATADKTTLGADNGIGVAISLALATDDTVKHPPLELLFTVDEETGLTGAAELQANFIKGRKLINIDTEDEGVFTIGCAGGIQTEIALPVNFVSADPKAVQMTIEIDGLAGGHSGVNIHEQRANAIKLLGRVLSSINDELNINICHLQGGSAHNAIPRNASAMIAFAEDQKYALDKKINDLQTSLANELGPRDSKLKILVHDPSTPSEKTLDTDSTKSTIDLIIALPDGVDRYSFDVEGLVETSNNIATLSTDIEDGMINIMSSQRSCIDSALSRITGRIEATAKLAGANPVTNGKYPGWEPNPDSDLLNISREVYKKVRGKETKIEAIHAGLECGLLGEKFEGMDMISIGATIENPHSPQERVNIESVDHLWNFLKALLPELN from the coding sequence ATGAAACTCAGTGATGCAAAAGCACAAAATGTTTGGGACATATTCCGCCGGATATCCCAAATCCCCCGGCCCAGCAAGCACGAAGAGCAGATATGCCAGTGGCTCAAAGACTTCGCCAACAAGCACAGATTCAAATGGCAAAGCGACCACGTCAACAATATCGTCATACACGTCCCGGCAACACCCGGCATGGAAAACAGCCTCCCTGTCACCCTCCAGGGACACGTCGACATGGTATGCGAAAAGACACCCGACAGCACACACGACTTCAGCAAGGACCCCATCACCATAATCGAAAAAGACGGCTGGGCAACCGCTGACAAAACCACCCTCGGCGCGGACAACGGTATCGGGGTCGCTATTTCACTCGCTCTTGCAACCGATGACACCGTAAAGCACCCGCCGCTCGAACTGCTGTTCACCGTTGACGAAGAGACAGGGCTGACCGGAGCCGCAGAGCTTCAGGCAAATTTCATCAAGGGCAGAAAGCTCATCAATATCGACACCGAAGATGAAGGCGTCTTCACTATAGGTTGTGCAGGCGGCATACAGACCGAGATTGCACTTCCCGTAAACTTTGTGTCTGCCGATCCCAAAGCGGTGCAGATGACTATCGAGATCGACGGGCTCGCAGGCGGCCATTCAGGCGTCAACATCCACGAACAAAGAGCAAACGCCATCAAACTGCTCGGCCGCGTCCTGAGCAGCATAAACGACGAGCTCAATATCAACATCTGCCACCTTCAGGGCGGCAGCGCACACAACGCGATACCGCGCAACGCGTCGGCAATGATTGCGTTCGCTGAAGATCAGAAGTACGCTTTAGATAAGAAAATCAACGACCTGCAGACATCGCTGGCAAACGAACTGGGCCCACGCGACAGCAAATTAAAGATACTTGTCCATGACCCATCAACGCCTTCCGAAAAGACGCTCGACACCGATTCAACAAAAAGCACGATCGACCTCATAATCGCCCTGCCGGACGGCGTTGACCGCTACAGCTTTGATGTCGAAGGACTGGTCGAAACGTCCAACAACATCGCAACTCTTTCCACCGACATCGAAGATGGAATGATCAACATAATGTCCTCCCAGCGAAGCTGTATCGATTCGGCCCTGTCCCGCATCACCGGCCGGATCGAAGCGACAGCAAAGCTCGCCGGTGCAAACCCCGTCACCAACGGCAAGTACCCCGGCTGGGAACCGAACCCCGATTCCGACCTGCTGAACATTAGCCGTGAAGTCTACAAGAAGGTCCGCGGCAAAGAAACGAAGATCGAAGCCATACACGCGGGACTCGAATGCGGCCTGCTCGGCGAAAAATTCGAAGGCATGGACATGATCTCCATCGGCGCAACAATAGAAAACCCGCACAGCCCACAGGAGCGGGTAAACATAGAATCCGTGGACCATCTCTGGAACTTCCTGAAGGCTCTGCTGCCTGAACTAAACTAA